From a single Mycolicibacterium moriokaense genomic region:
- a CDS encoding aromatic alcohol reductase, giving the protein MTSEQPSDKERVLIIGAGELGGSVVAALTQRDDAPVVSVLLRPSSTPRHIRLWEELTARGVGIVEAEVATAEVAELAAIFGRFDTVISCIGFAAGPGTQRRITEAVLVAGVSRYLPWQFGVDYDAIGRGSPQDLFDEQLDVRDMLRAQSNTDWVIVSTGMFTSFLFEPDFGVVDLATNTVNALGGWDNAVTVTTPEDIGALTAEIVQTRPRIANQVVYVAGDMITYGQLAELLERTRDAHVTRNEWTVAHLLDDLERHPDDVMRKYRAVFAQGRGVAWPKADTFNAARGIPTTTTEEWVRKHL; this is encoded by the coding sequence ATGACTTCGGAGCAACCATCAGACAAGGAACGGGTTCTGATCATCGGCGCCGGAGAGCTCGGCGGGAGCGTCGTGGCCGCGCTGACCCAACGGGACGATGCGCCGGTGGTGTCGGTGCTGCTGCGGCCGTCCAGCACGCCCCGGCATATCCGACTGTGGGAGGAGCTCACCGCCCGCGGTGTGGGGATCGTGGAGGCCGAGGTGGCGACGGCCGAGGTGGCCGAACTGGCTGCGATCTTCGGCCGATTCGACACGGTGATCAGTTGTATCGGCTTCGCGGCGGGGCCGGGAACCCAGCGCAGGATCACCGAAGCCGTTCTGGTGGCAGGGGTTTCCCGTTACCTGCCATGGCAGTTCGGTGTCGACTACGACGCGATCGGACGCGGGAGTCCGCAAGACTTGTTCGACGAGCAACTCGACGTCCGTGACATGCTGCGCGCCCAGAGCAACACCGACTGGGTGATCGTGTCGACCGGAATGTTCACCAGCTTCCTCTTCGAACCCGACTTCGGTGTCGTCGACCTCGCCACCAACACCGTCAACGCACTGGGCGGCTGGGACAACGCGGTCACCGTCACCACGCCGGAGGACATCGGCGCATTGACCGCGGAGATCGTCCAAACCCGACCCCGTATCGCCAATCAGGTCGTCTATGTGGCAGGCGACATGATCACCTACGGCCAACTTGCCGAGTTGCTCGAGCGGACCAGGGACGCACACGTCACCCGGAACGAGTGGACCGTCGCTCACCTGCTCGACGATCTCGAGCGACACCCCGACGACGTGATGCGTAAGTACCGCGCCGTCTTCGCTCAGGGCAGGGGTGTCGCATGGCCGAAGGCCGACACGTTCAACGCAGCTCGTGGCATACCCACCACCACCACGGAGGAGTGGGTGCGAAAGCACCTGTGA
- a CDS encoding NADPH-dependent F420 reductase: MISISIIGVGNMARALADRALAGGNAVEIIGRDPVKAKELAAALDSATVGTAGSVPAGDIVVLAIPYAGAKAVVNDYGSALEGKVILDITNPVTPDFTGFVTPEGSSGAQEIAGAAPAGAHVVKAFNTLFSDVLAAGSVEGRRLDVFIAGDDAQAKARVSEFVESLGLRAMDTGPLPMARTLESVALMQLGLMTRSVKHTNFALGVSIFD, encoded by the coding sequence ATGATCAGTATCAGCATCATCGGCGTGGGGAACATGGCCCGCGCGTTGGCCGACCGGGCGCTCGCGGGCGGCAACGCAGTCGAAATCATCGGCCGTGATCCGGTGAAGGCCAAGGAACTGGCCGCCGCGCTTGACAGCGCCACGGTCGGGACGGCCGGATCCGTCCCGGCAGGGGACATCGTTGTCCTCGCCATTCCGTACGCCGGCGCGAAGGCAGTCGTCAACGACTACGGGTCTGCGCTAGAGGGCAAGGTCATTCTCGACATCACCAATCCCGTCACCCCCGATTTCACAGGGTTTGTCACTCCCGAGGGCAGTTCCGGTGCGCAGGAGATCGCCGGTGCCGCCCCCGCCGGCGCACACGTGGTGAAGGCGTTCAACACCCTTTTCTCCGATGTTCTGGCGGCCGGCTCAGTCGAGGGTCGCCGGTTGGATGTCTTCATCGCCGGCGATGACGCGCAGGCAAAGGCACGCGTGTCGGAGTTCGTTGAGAGCCTGGGATTGCGCGCGATGGACACCGGGCCGCTGCCAATGGCGCGGACATTGGAAAGCGTCGCCCTGATGCAGCTGGGCCTGATGACCCGCTCCGTCAAGCACACCAACTTCGCCCTCGGCGTCAGCATTTTCGACTGA
- a CDS encoding DUF1989 domain-containing protein gives MLLQANAERYRVRPGGVTAVKVFGGDRIDVVDPFGRQAAEFTVLSADPRAVSDAAPNSPATVLRHLIGDKDTEEGYAASIILAKLADYGVDQSEVTATRLFDDDSPAGARESFAVDSDAVVLVAAPAPPMHVDSDQQNPPSDLFVEVMRAATSPREQPELSAPLAEPLWEARIDAATAAAYEVRAGQFIQIIDVAGRQCSDLLAFDAHGLSDGREYGLDATMTRTVLGAAYPTPGLSGKFFDARGRPLLEVVRDTVGRHDTFALACTAKYYADMGYPGHVNCTDNFNAQLAKYGVAARAGWPALNLFYNTAFDADLQLVSEEPWSRPGDYVLFRATADLVCASSACPDDIDPANGWQPTDIHVRVYDSTRRFAVAVGHRLTPDAEPVLTKRTGFADRTEALTRRFVDYQGYWLPECFDNYGPQHEYWACRERVAVMDLSPLRKFEVLGPDAETLLQATVTRDIRRLSQGQVVYSAMCTESGGVVDDCTVFRLDDNNFRFVGGDPHDGQWLRLQAQRLGLEKVWIKDSSDQLHNIAVQGPSSRALLNELIWSPPTQPQLWDLGWFRFLIGRLGAPDGLPLLVSRTGYSGELGYEVWVHPSDAPALWDAVWTAGEPHGLAPLGLEALEMLRVEAGLVAAGHEFDDQTDPFEAGIGFTVPLKTKLDDFIGRDALIERKAHPQRVLVGLRIDGNEVAAHGDCVRIGRTQVGVVTSGVRSPILRASIALCRIAVQHSAPGTAVEVGKLDGHRKRLPATVVSIPFYDPEKTRPRS, from the coding sequence ATGCTGTTGCAGGCCAACGCCGAACGCTATCGGGTCCGGCCCGGCGGGGTCACCGCGGTCAAGGTGTTCGGCGGTGACCGGATTGACGTCGTCGACCCCTTTGGCCGCCAGGCCGCCGAGTTCACTGTGCTGTCCGCCGACCCGCGGGCCGTGTCCGACGCGGCACCCAACTCGCCGGCCACCGTACTGCGACACCTAATCGGCGACAAGGACACCGAGGAGGGTTACGCCGCTTCTATCATCCTCGCGAAGCTGGCCGACTACGGCGTCGATCAGTCTGAGGTGACGGCAACCCGTCTGTTCGATGACGACTCTCCCGCGGGTGCACGAGAAAGTTTCGCCGTCGACTCCGACGCCGTCGTATTGGTCGCCGCACCCGCACCGCCCATGCACGTCGACAGCGACCAGCAGAACCCACCGTCGGATCTCTTCGTCGAGGTGATGCGGGCGGCGACATCGCCACGCGAACAGCCCGAACTGTCCGCGCCCCTGGCAGAACCGCTGTGGGAGGCGAGGATTGACGCGGCAACCGCTGCTGCTTATGAGGTGCGGGCCGGTCAGTTCATCCAGATCATCGACGTGGCGGGACGCCAGTGCTCCGATCTGCTGGCGTTCGACGCTCATGGCCTGAGCGACGGCCGCGAGTACGGTCTCGACGCCACCATGACCCGCACCGTGCTGGGCGCGGCCTATCCCACGCCCGGCCTGTCGGGGAAGTTCTTCGACGCCCGGGGCCGCCCGCTGTTGGAAGTGGTGCGAGACACCGTCGGCCGCCACGACACGTTCGCACTGGCCTGCACTGCCAAGTACTACGCCGACATGGGCTATCCGGGGCACGTCAACTGTACCGACAACTTCAACGCGCAACTCGCGAAATACGGCGTCGCGGCCCGCGCCGGGTGGCCCGCACTGAACCTCTTCTACAACACAGCCTTTGATGCCGATCTCCAACTCGTTTCCGAGGAGCCGTGGTCACGGCCCGGCGACTACGTCCTGTTCCGCGCCACCGCTGACCTGGTGTGCGCCTCGTCGGCCTGCCCCGACGACATCGACCCCGCCAATGGCTGGCAGCCCACCGACATCCATGTCCGCGTGTACGACTCGACGAGGAGGTTCGCTGTGGCGGTCGGACATCGACTCACTCCCGACGCCGAGCCTGTGCTCACCAAACGCACCGGCTTCGCCGACCGTACCGAAGCCTTGACCCGCCGCTTCGTCGACTACCAGGGCTACTGGCTTCCCGAGTGCTTCGACAACTACGGCCCGCAGCACGAGTACTGGGCGTGCCGCGAACGGGTGGCGGTGATGGACCTGTCGCCACTGCGCAAGTTCGAGGTCCTCGGCCCCGATGCCGAGACGCTTCTGCAGGCCACCGTGACCCGCGACATCCGCCGCCTCTCCCAAGGGCAAGTGGTGTACTCGGCGATGTGCACCGAATCCGGCGGTGTGGTCGACGACTGCACCGTGTTCCGGCTGGACGACAACAACTTCCGCTTCGTCGGCGGCGATCCGCACGACGGCCAATGGCTGCGCCTACAGGCCCAGCGGCTGGGTCTGGAGAAGGTGTGGATCAAGGACTCATCCGACCAACTGCACAACATCGCGGTGCAGGGTCCGTCGAGTCGCGCTCTGCTGAACGAACTGATCTGGTCGCCGCCCACCCAGCCGCAGCTGTGGGACCTGGGCTGGTTCCGGTTCCTCATCGGGCGGCTCGGCGCACCCGATGGTCTGCCACTGCTGGTGTCTCGCACCGGATACTCCGGTGAGCTGGGCTACGAGGTGTGGGTGCACCCGTCCGACGCGCCCGCCCTGTGGGACGCGGTGTGGACCGCCGGAGAGCCCCACGGCTTGGCGCCCCTCGGTCTGGAGGCGCTCGAGATGCTGCGCGTGGAGGCCGGATTGGTCGCGGCCGGGCACGAATTCGACGACCAGACCGATCCCTTCGAGGCCGGCATCGGCTTCACCGTGCCGCTGAAGACCAAACTCGACGACTTCATCGGCCGCGACGCACTCATCGAACGCAAGGCACATCCCCAGCGTGTCCTGGTTGGGCTGCGCATCGACGGCAATGAGGTTGCGGCACACGGTGACTGCGTGCGCATCGGGCGCACCCAGGTGGGCGTGGTGACCAGCGGTGTGCGCTCCCCCATCCTGCGCGCCAGCATCGCGTTGTGCCGCATCGCCGTCCAGCACAGCGCGCCCGGGACCGCGGTGGAGGTCGGCAAGCTCGACGGCCACCGGAAGCGGTTGCCCGCCACCGTGGTTTCCATTCCGTTCTACGACCCCGAGAAGACCCGTCCGCGATCCTGA
- a CDS encoding cupin domain-containing protein, producing MTTVSVPPFLVTSGFWQNLPQMPLDKYPGTKGYIDDVYANPYDVPMCSGYFELLHTDAPLDYYYDYDEMKIVLEGEFRLENVDTGQVEIARAKDAIFFPKGSRILFSTPDRALAFYVGYRSFAP from the coding sequence ATGACAACTGTTTCGGTTCCCCCATTCTTGGTCACTTCCGGTTTCTGGCAAAACCTTCCGCAGATGCCGCTGGACAAGTACCCGGGCACCAAGGGCTACATCGACGACGTCTACGCCAATCCGTACGACGTGCCGATGTGCTCCGGCTACTTCGAACTGCTCCACACCGACGCACCGCTGGACTATTACTACGACTACGACGAAATGAAGATCGTCCTCGAGGGTGAGTTCCGGTTGGAGAACGTCGACACCGGTCAGGTCGAGATCGCCCGCGCCAAGGACGCCATCTTCTTCCCGAAGGGTTCGCGCATTCTGTTCTCCACGCCCGACCGGGCGTTGGCGTTCTACGTTGGGTATCGCTCATTCGCGCCGTAA
- a CDS encoding VOC family protein, whose protein sequence is MASNDDTWVSAYLSFADSDYDAGVKLWRELTGYPLSDDGGFLRARRHDSGPSGVHLDVHVPNVGAAVGQIRRLGATIDEGDERLVGRSPGGLPFRLVGDSELSASAPSQWPGGHTSLVDQISIDIPQEHWDIESAFWATLTGWETQTIPGLAEYAFLIRPPGAPLRIILQKLGEPTGTVRAHIDWAVSDRVAETERHVTAGARVIQVNPIWTVLDGVVTYCVTDRDPATGLHYEK, encoded by the coding sequence GTGGCCAGCAATGATGACACCTGGGTGAGTGCGTACCTCAGTTTCGCCGACAGCGACTACGACGCAGGGGTGAAACTCTGGCGTGAGCTAACCGGATATCCGTTGTCGGACGACGGCGGCTTCTTGCGCGCGCGACGACACGACTCCGGACCGAGCGGAGTGCACCTCGACGTCCACGTGCCGAATGTCGGAGCCGCCGTTGGTCAGATCCGACGGTTGGGCGCCACTATCGACGAAGGCGATGAGCGTCTGGTGGGTCGTTCTCCCGGCGGCCTACCGTTTCGGCTCGTCGGGGATAGTGAACTCAGCGCATCCGCGCCGAGCCAATGGCCAGGCGGGCACACCAGTCTGGTTGACCAGATCTCGATCGACATCCCGCAGGAGCACTGGGACATCGAGTCGGCCTTCTGGGCCACCCTGACCGGATGGGAGACACAGACCATTCCAGGGTTGGCCGAGTACGCGTTCCTCATCCGTCCGCCCGGCGCGCCACTACGGATCATCCTGCAGAAGCTCGGCGAACCTACCGGTACGGTACGCGCACACATCGATTGGGCCGTGTCTGATCGCGTCGCGGAGACCGAGAGACATGTCACCGCAGGCGCGCGGGTGATTCAGGTGAACCCGATCTGGACCGTACTGGACGGTGTAGTCACGTACTGCGTCACCGATCGCGATCCGGCTACGGGCCTGCACTACGAGAAGTGA
- a CDS encoding MarR family winged helix-turn-helix transcriptional regulator, with product MKPNWLNAREDRAWRVFVHSHQQIELHLSRSLQKSGLSGADYEVLAVLSGLDGDRMSARDLGEALSWEKSRLSHQLRRMQADGLISREPNPDDARSTMVRLLPAGRAAIEKAAPGHVEDVRRNFIDLFTPAELDMLADLNERVLHHLAEIDHPARGKP from the coding sequence ATGAAACCGAATTGGCTGAACGCTCGTGAAGACCGCGCCTGGCGTGTCTTCGTGCACTCGCATCAACAAATCGAACTCCACCTGAGCCGGAGCCTGCAGAAATCGGGCCTCTCCGGGGCCGACTACGAGGTCTTGGCTGTGCTGTCGGGCCTCGACGGGGATCGCATGTCTGCCCGCGACCTCGGCGAAGCCCTGAGTTGGGAGAAAAGCCGTCTCTCCCACCAGTTGCGGCGCATGCAGGCCGACGGGTTGATCAGCCGCGAGCCCAACCCCGACGACGCCCGCAGCACCATGGTCCGCCTGCTGCCCGCCGGCCGCGCCGCTATTGAGAAGGCGGCGCCCGGGCACGTGGAGGACGTCCGCCGGAACTTCATCGACCTCTTTACCCCGGCCGAACTCGACATGCTCGCCGACCTCAACGAACGTGTCCTGCACCACCTGGCCGAGATCGACCACCCCGCTAGAGGCAAGCCTTAA
- a CDS encoding SDR family NAD(P)-dependent oxidoreductase translates to MGKLDGKVAVITGATSGMALAGAKLFVDEGAHVFISGRRKDAVDLAVEQIGRNVTGVQGDSANLDDLDRLFDTVERERGAIDVLWASAGTGEQGRLGEITEEQFDAAFWLNARGTLFTVQKALPLFNDGGSIFMTGSNASLRGYPNWSVYAGSKAVLPAYARAWVSELRDRRIRVNVLTPGQVASPMLAAVMDEETKAQFESVIPRREMGRPEEIASAALFLASDDSSYVNGMELVADGGTTAI, encoded by the coding sequence GTGGGAAAGCTCGATGGCAAGGTCGCGGTAATCACCGGTGCGACAAGTGGTATGGCGCTGGCCGGCGCCAAGTTGTTCGTAGACGAGGGAGCCCACGTATTCATCTCGGGCCGACGGAAGGACGCGGTGGACCTCGCGGTCGAACAGATCGGACGGAATGTTACTGGCGTGCAGGGAGATTCGGCCAACCTAGACGACTTGGACCGTCTGTTCGACACGGTCGAACGGGAACGGGGTGCGATCGACGTGTTGTGGGCGAGCGCCGGCACGGGGGAGCAGGGCAGGCTCGGCGAAATCACCGAGGAGCAGTTCGATGCCGCCTTCTGGCTGAACGCGCGTGGCACGTTGTTCACGGTCCAGAAGGCACTACCGCTGTTCAACGATGGCGGCTCGATCTTCATGACCGGGTCGAACGCATCGCTACGGGGCTACCCGAATTGGAGTGTGTACGCGGGAAGCAAGGCCGTGCTGCCCGCCTACGCACGGGCGTGGGTGTCTGAGCTGAGGGACAGGAGGATCCGAGTGAACGTGTTGACCCCCGGCCAGGTCGCCTCACCGATGTTGGCGGCGGTGATGGACGAGGAAACGAAGGCGCAGTTCGAGTCCGTGATCCCGCGGCGAGAGATGGGCCGCCCCGAGGAGATCGCGTCGGCCGCGTTGTTTCTCGCCTCCGACGACTCGAGCTATGTCAACGGCATGGAGCTGGTAGCCGACGGCGGAACCACGGCGATCTGA
- a CDS encoding endo alpha-1,4 polygalactosaminidase: protein MRIAPRILLSAIALAALTACGGGDPDTASITSPTATSGGKIWRPPVGTTWQWQLSGLPIDTSLDVDAYDVDLFTTTDEELATLKANGRKVICYFSAGSWEEFRPDAADFPAVANGNPLDAPFQDELWLDIRNADVRTLMQRRLDVAAERGCDAVEPDNVDGYTNDTGFDLTAADQLDYNRFLAAEARVRGLSVGLKNDVDQLVDLEPDFDWALNEECFAYDECAQYRDNFLAANKAVFHAEYVNRDRLPEVCAVTEPLGLSTLIKNIDLDAFRLPCA from the coding sequence ATGCGCATCGCGCCACGCATTCTGCTCAGCGCCATCGCACTCGCGGCCTTGACCGCGTGCGGCGGAGGTGATCCCGATACCGCGTCGATCACGTCGCCCACCGCCACCAGCGGCGGAAAAATCTGGCGACCACCCGTCGGCACCACGTGGCAATGGCAGCTGTCGGGCCTACCCATCGATACATCGTTGGACGTCGACGCCTATGACGTCGATCTGTTCACCACCACCGACGAGGAGCTGGCGACACTGAAAGCCAACGGCCGCAAGGTCATCTGCTACTTCAGCGCCGGCAGCTGGGAGGAGTTCCGCCCCGACGCCGCCGACTTCCCCGCCGTCGCCAACGGCAACCCGCTCGACGCTCCCTTCCAGGATGAGCTCTGGCTCGACATCCGCAACGCCGACGTTCGCACGCTCATGCAGCGACGACTCGACGTCGCGGCCGAACGCGGTTGCGACGCCGTCGAGCCCGACAACGTGGACGGCTACACCAACGACACCGGCTTCGACCTGACAGCGGCCGACCAACTCGACTACAACCGCTTCCTCGCCGCCGAAGCGCGCGTACGCGGGCTCTCAGTCGGTCTCAAGAACGACGTCGACCAACTCGTCGATCTCGAGCCCGATTTCGACTGGGCGCTGAACGAGGAATGCTTCGCCTACGACGAATGTGCGCAGTACCGAGACAACTTCCTCGCCGCGAACAAGGCCGTGTTCCATGCGGAGTACGTCAACCGCGACCGACTTCCCGAGGTATGTGCCGTGACCGAGCCGCTCGGTTTATCCACGCTCATCAAGAACATCGACCTCGACGCGTTCCGGCTCCCCTGCGCCTAG
- a CDS encoding nuclear transport factor 2 family protein: MITFAPHRNTVKDFVDCMHGGADKDTLSEILAEDVLLYGPLGDEPLSGREEVLEAMRAVGTAATDLRYKEVLSGETHHAAYFRLQIEDTVVDGMDYIRLDANGKIAEVTIWWRPMPAGVQMQGHLARLLDMKPWKLFTDGEIRVSS; this comes from the coding sequence ATGATCACCTTCGCCCCGCACCGCAACACGGTGAAGGACTTCGTCGACTGCATGCACGGCGGCGCAGACAAAGACACTCTTTCCGAAATTCTCGCCGAGGACGTGCTGCTGTACGGCCCGCTCGGCGATGAGCCACTCAGCGGCCGCGAAGAAGTCCTGGAAGCCATGCGCGCGGTCGGCACGGCTGCCACCGATCTCAGGTACAAGGAAGTTCTCAGCGGCGAGACGCACCACGCCGCGTACTTCCGGCTGCAGATTGAAGACACCGTGGTCGACGGGATGGACTACATCCGGCTCGACGCAAACGGCAAGATCGCCGAGGTGACCATCTGGTGGCGCCCGATGCCGGCCGGCGTCCAGATGCAAGGCCATCTCGCTCGCCTCCTCGACATGAAGCCCTGGAAACTGTTCACGGACGGGGAAATTCGCGTATCCAGCTAG
- a CDS encoding SDR family oxidoreductase, with amino-acid sequence MRVFVAGGTGHSGSYIVPELIAAGHQVTGLARSDAAAATLSALGAKVLRGSLQDLDGLKKAAADADGVIHVAHRQDLLPSGGIDAVTNAEVLVVLAYGEALAGTGKPLVAAGSMAAPGNLNRPTTELDPALPSGDEHKGTLRFRNAVETAVVGLSERGVRSSIVRLPTIAHSATDRAGFLPGLIALAQEKGFVGYPGDGENLWGAVHIRDVASLFRLALEKGPAGRRWHAVADGGIPFHEIAKAIGSRLGLPIVSVPVDVLMLPAYFGMFTNLVTMSVPASNIITRRTLGWEPAQPSLLADLDNGNYFSGRLTA; translated from the coding sequence ATGCGCGTTTTCGTCGCTGGCGGGACCGGCCATTCCGGTTCGTACATCGTCCCCGAACTCATCGCTGCCGGGCACCAGGTCACCGGTCTGGCTCGGTCGGATGCCGCCGCAGCGACCCTGTCCGCGCTCGGCGCGAAGGTGCTGCGCGGCAGCCTGCAGGATCTCGACGGGCTCAAGAAGGCGGCTGCCGACGCCGACGGCGTCATCCACGTTGCGCACCGACAAGACCTCCTTCCGTCCGGCGGGATCGACGCCGTCACCAACGCAGAGGTCTTGGTCGTCCTCGCGTACGGCGAGGCCCTCGCGGGAACCGGAAAGCCACTGGTCGCGGCGGGGAGTATGGCCGCGCCCGGGAATCTGAACCGGCCGACCACCGAGTTGGACCCGGCACTTCCCAGCGGCGACGAGCACAAAGGCACCCTGCGGTTCCGTAACGCGGTGGAGACTGCCGTCGTCGGCCTTTCCGAGCGGGGAGTGCGGTCGTCGATCGTGCGACTTCCCACCATCGCGCACAGCGCGACCGATCGCGCAGGCTTCCTCCCGGGGCTGATCGCGCTCGCGCAGGAGAAGGGCTTCGTCGGCTACCCGGGAGACGGCGAGAACCTTTGGGGCGCAGTGCACATCCGTGATGTCGCCTCCTTGTTTCGCTTGGCGCTGGAGAAGGGTCCGGCCGGCCGTCGCTGGCACGCGGTCGCGGACGGGGGCATCCCGTTCCACGAGATCGCCAAAGCCATCGGCAGCCGCCTGGGCCTGCCCATCGTGAGTGTGCCTGTCGACGTGCTGATGCTGCCGGCCTACTTCGGGATGTTCACGAACTTGGTCACCATGTCTGTGCCGGCGTCCAACATCATCACGCGGCGAACCCTGGGCTGGGAACCCGCTCAACCGAGCCTGCTCGCCGATTTGGACAACGGCAATTACTTCTCGGGCCGGCTGACGGCCTAG
- a CDS encoding cation:proton antiporter family protein: MTVVAIYLVITFGLGGLAMAFRLPPLVGFLAAGFVINALNVEDVPQLEVLADLGVTLLLFAIGLKLNPRILLRREVWLTTSVHMLVSVVLGSVVMWLAAVAGVAMLAGQSVQTIALLAFALSFSSTVFVVKVLEERGESHALYGRVAIGILVMQDIVAVVFLTATSGHLPSPWALTLVLLWPFTRFVRKIWTRLGHGEMQSLFGIVMALVPGYALFSAVGLKGDLGALVVGVLLASHSASSELSRSLFHIKELLLVGFFVSIGLTGLPDLPTIGVALLMMLLLPFKAGWYVLLLSRMRLRYRTALLAGLSLMNYSEFGLIVVSVGVSAGLLAPAWLVEMSIAVAFSFVLSALVNGRGHLMVEKIAARLPAQDEATLHPEERPADAGDAEVVVIGMGRVGYAAYQRLTTHYGLPAVGVDYDGPRVQRLAEEGLNVIEGDATDLDFWNQMRHSESVRIAVLAMPRHGANVTALACLRESGFSGRVAAVARYEDEVQWAKEHGVDIAFNVYAGAGLELADQVAGGSRGPVRPAEEEPSGGAQ; this comes from the coding sequence ATGACAGTAGTCGCCATATATCTCGTCATCACTTTCGGCCTCGGCGGCCTCGCCATGGCGTTCCGACTGCCTCCGCTGGTCGGGTTCCTGGCCGCAGGGTTCGTGATCAACGCCCTCAACGTCGAGGACGTGCCGCAGCTGGAAGTGCTGGCAGATCTGGGCGTCACGCTGTTGCTCTTCGCAATCGGCCTCAAACTCAATCCGCGCATCCTGCTGCGCCGCGAGGTCTGGTTGACCACGTCGGTGCACATGCTGGTCAGCGTTGTCCTGGGAAGTGTTGTCATGTGGCTGGCCGCCGTGGCGGGGGTGGCCATGTTGGCCGGCCAGAGCGTGCAGACGATCGCCCTGCTCGCCTTCGCGCTGTCGTTCTCCAGCACGGTTTTCGTGGTCAAGGTCCTGGAGGAACGAGGCGAGTCGCACGCGCTCTACGGCCGCGTCGCCATCGGCATCCTGGTCATGCAGGACATCGTCGCCGTGGTCTTCCTGACTGCCACCAGCGGCCATCTGCCGAGCCCGTGGGCGCTGACACTGGTGCTGCTGTGGCCGTTCACCCGGTTCGTGCGCAAGATCTGGACCCGGTTGGGCCACGGCGAGATGCAGTCACTGTTCGGCATCGTGATGGCGCTGGTGCCGGGGTACGCCCTGTTCTCGGCGGTCGGGTTGAAGGGTGACCTCGGCGCCCTGGTCGTCGGTGTGCTGTTGGCGTCGCACTCGGCGTCCTCCGAACTGTCGCGTTCCCTGTTCCACATCAAGGAACTGCTGCTCGTCGGGTTCTTCGTCTCCATTGGCCTGACGGGACTGCCGGACCTGCCGACGATCGGCGTCGCGCTGCTCATGATGCTGCTGCTGCCGTTCAAGGCGGGCTGGTACGTGCTGCTGCTGTCGCGGATGCGGCTGCGGTACCGCACCGCGTTGCTCGCCGGACTCAGCTTGATGAACTATTCCGAGTTCGGGCTGATCGTCGTGTCGGTCGGGGTCTCGGCGGGGCTGCTGGCGCCGGCTTGGCTGGTCGAGATGTCGATCGCGGTGGCGTTCAGCTTCGTGCTGTCGGCACTGGTCAACGGGCGCGGGCACCTGATGGTGGAGAAGATCGCGGCGCGGTTGCCCGCACAGGACGAGGCGACCCTGCATCCCGAAGAACGGCCGGCCGACGCCGGCGACGCCGAGGTGGTGGTGATCGGTATGGGGCGTGTCGGGTACGCCGCCTATCAACGACTGACTACTCACTACGGGCTGCCCGCCGTGGGAGTTGACTACGACGGACCGCGAGTCCAGCGCCTCGCCGAGGAGGGCCTGAATGTCATCGAAGGCGATGCCACCGACCTCGACTTCTGGAACCAGATGCGGCACTCGGAGTCGGTGCGCATCGCCGTGCTCGCCATGCCGCGTCACGGCGCCAACGTCACCGCGCTGGCGTGTCTGCGCGAGTCGGGGTTCAGTGGCAGAGTCGCCGCGGTCGCGAGATACGAAGACGAGGTGCAGTGGGCCAAGGAGCACGGCGTCGACATCGCCTTCAACGTCTACGCGGGTGCCGGACTCGAGTTGGCCGATCAGGTGGCCGGAGGGTCCCGCGGTCCTGTTCGCCCGGCCGAGGAGGAACCCAGCGGCGGTGCTCAATAG
- a CDS encoding MFS transporter — MAVSTAESEATATRKSLPYRNSRLRAVCAVTLIGVTAHFVSYTFIVPIIDDIGLDDASAALVLIGYGVAGLVALAAAARTMDRRRRATLVGGLGVFCLSVFLLGAISALPLDAVATFMGVSAIVVWGASAAVLPPILQSAAIRTSPDGAEQASALYVTAFQGGILSGSLVGSVTYDHLGVTAILLTTAALVAVTLVGVLVRGDAFR; from the coding sequence ATGGCTGTCAGCACGGCCGAGTCCGAAGCTACTGCGACGCGAAAGTCGCTGCCTTACCGCAACAGTCGGCTACGCGCTGTGTGTGCTGTGACGCTTATCGGTGTGACGGCGCATTTCGTCTCTTACACGTTCATCGTTCCGATCATCGACGACATAGGTCTCGACGATGCGAGCGCGGCCTTGGTCCTGATCGGCTACGGTGTCGCCGGCTTGGTGGCCTTGGCCGCAGCGGCTCGCACCATGGACCGCCGGCGACGCGCTACCCTGGTGGGCGGCCTCGGTGTCTTCTGCCTGTCGGTCTTCTTATTGGGCGCGATATCGGCCCTCCCCCTTGATGCTGTCGCAACGTTTATGGGCGTTAGCGCGATCGTCGTGTGGGGGGCGTCCGCGGCGGTGCTGCCACCCATTTTGCAGTCGGCCGCCATCCGCACGTCGCCGGACGGGGCGGAGCAAGCCTCGGCGCTGTACGTCACCGCATTCCAAGGCGGCATCCTGTCAGGATCTCTGGTCGGCAGCGTCACCTACGACCACCTCGGCGTCACGGCGATCTTGTTGACAACGGCCGCGCTGGTCGCGGTCACGCTGGTCGGCGTCCTCGTTCGCGGCGATGCGTTCCGCTGA